TTAATCTAATTTCCTTATTCATATATCATCTTTCCATGCTTCAAACACAAAGCAAAAAGCTGAATTTTAGAAAAGGCCACACTAATGTTGGCCTATGCTGATAAAACTTTTCTATTTTTAAGTCTTCTTCTCTTTAATACAGCTCTACCTGCTTTTGTACTCATTCTCTTTCTAAAACCATGAATTTTACTTCTTTTTCTTCTATTCGGTTGATAAGTTCTTTTCATAATATAGATGACACCTCCTTATTATAATCACCTTTAGGTTATTTAATAAAACACTACCATAGATTATAAGCTATTTTAAGTATAATTGTCAAGTAAAAATATAAAAATTTTATAAAATTTTTTACAACAAAACTAGCCAAATCAAAATAATTTTGTTTTTATATTTAACTATTTACTTTTAATATAAAAGATGATATCATTAGTTT
Above is a genomic segment from Parvimonas micra containing:
- the rpmH gene encoding 50S ribosomal protein L34, coding for MKRTYQPNRRKRSKIHGFRKRMSTKAGRAVLKRRRLKNRKVLSA